Proteins from a genomic interval of Zingiber officinale cultivar Zhangliang chromosome 1B, Zo_v1.1, whole genome shotgun sequence:
- the LOC122021956 gene encoding chaperone protein dnaJ 20, chloroplastic-like has translation MAALALSCPSNSLYRSSFSPIATKSSVVSVPRLRVSASAAAAAAPAMTTMYDLLSVSRTAGPSEIRTAYRRVALRWHPDACRSAGEERRYAERFMEAREAYEVLSDPVRRRDYDLALSGGRWASAVGAAPVFRERRPRGRGGDAAAFGNWETQLDGLRRRSAVADANGEEETWGGRVRRACRAAF, from the coding sequence ATGGCAGCTTTGGCACTTTCATGTCCCTCTAACTCCTTGTACAGATCTTCCTTCTCCCCAATCGCTACTAAATCATCAGTAGTCTCTGTTCCTCGACTCAGGGTCTCGGCCtccgctgccgccgccgccgctccgGCGATGACCACGATGTACGACCTTCTCTCGGTGTCCCGGACCGCCGGGCCCAGCGAGATCCGCACGGCGTACCGACGGGTGGCCCTTCGGTGGCACCCGGACGCGTGCCGCTCCGCCGGGGAGGAGCGCCGCTACGCGGAGCGCTTCATGGAGGCGCGGGAGGCCTACGAGGTGCTCTCCGACCCTGTCCGCCGCCGCGACTATGACCTGGCCCTCTCCGGGGGCCGCTGGGCCTCTGCCGTCGGTGCCGCCCCGGTCTTCCGCGAGCGGCGCCCTCGCGGGCGAGGAGGCGACGCGGCGGCGTTTGGGAACTGGGAAACGCAGCTGGACGGGCTCCGGCGGCGTTCGGCAGTCGCGGATGCCAACGGGGAGGAGGAGACGTGGGGCGGCCGCGTGCGCCGGGCCTGCCGCGCCGCCTTCTAG